A stretch of the Pristis pectinata isolate sPriPec2 chromosome 7, sPriPec2.1.pri, whole genome shotgun sequence genome encodes the following:
- the LOC127572560 gene encoding beta-1,3-galactosyl-O-glycosyl-glycoprotein beta-1,6-N-acetylglucosaminyltransferase 4-like isoform X1 — protein sequence MWCLAEAPSVGSTLTMYCKSSSRKIHLKSMLWLLLILTLLCLIKLCYNYIDNGSQKSWLVEPFWSTSPFVRNRKNVKYLQSKLEINCTAIYNYSPVEVGKTLEIRKGNIVDLEDEDVELMTSNCAQYLHHRAYHNNLTSEEEQEYPLAFSLVVHKDAVMVERLLKMIYMPQNIYCVHYDQKSSKSFKAALENLARCLPNVFIATKIELVHYTHISRLQADLNCLSDLLSSSVQWKYVINLCGQDLPLRSNLELVSELKKLNGANMLESVKPSAVKQERFMFHHQFQNSLDESKDILIKTDTKKDPAPHSIEIFSGSAYFVLSYEFAKYINNSIVAKDFLAWSADTYSPDEHFWASMVRVPGVPGELPRSGAEVTDLQSKTRLVKWSYLEEDLYPPCTGTHRRSVCIYGSAELRWLLDDGHWFANKFDSKVDPVLIKCLELKIMERQRNWLELTPRKFYALNAGGSFWS from the exons ATGTGGTGTTTGGCTGAAGCGCCCTCGGTTGGATCTACCTTAAC AATGTATTGCAAGAGTTCCTCTAGAAAAATTCATCTGAAGAGCATGCTTTGGCTGCTTTTAATTCTTACACTGTTGTGCCTCATAAAACTCTGTTACAATTACATAGACAATGGCTCACAGAAAAGCTGGTTAGTAGAACCTTTCTGGAGTACTTCCCCATTTGTGCGGAACAGAAAGAATGTCAAGTACTTGCAATCAAAGCTTGAAATAAATTGCACTGCCATCTACAACTACAGCCCAGTGGAGGTGGGAAAAACTTTAGAAATACGCAAAGGTAACATTGTTGATTTGGAAGATGAAGATGTTGAGTTGATGACATCAAACTGTGCTCAATACCTTCACCACAGAGCATACCACAACAATTTGACCTCAGAAGAAGAGCAGGAGTATCCTTTGGCATTTTCTCTGGTTGTTCATAAAGATGCTGTTATGGTGGAAAGGTTACTAAAAATGATTTATATGCCCCAAAATATATATTGTGTCCATTATGACCAGAAATCCTCAAAATCTTTCAAAGCTGCCTTAGAGAATTTAGCCAGGTGTTTACCTAATGTATTCATTGCAACAAAGATAGAATTGGTGCATTACACTCATATCTCCAGACTCCAAGCAGATCTCAACTGCTTGTCAGATCTTCTCAGCTCTTCTGTCCAGTGGAAGTACGTTATCAATTTGTGTGGCCAAGATTTACCATTGCGATCCAACTTAGAACTGGTATCTGAACTGAAGAAGCTGAATGGAGCTAACATGTTGGAATCTGTGAAACCCAGTGCAGTTAAACAAGAGCGATTTATGTTTCACCATCAGTTTCAAAATAGCTTAGATGAGTCCAAAGACATACTTATCAAAACGGACACAAAGAAGGATCCTGCCCCCCATAGCATTGAAATATTCTCTGGCAGTGCCTACTTTGTTTTAAGTTATGAATTTGCCAAATACATCAATAACAGCATAGTAGCCAAAGATTTCCTTGCATGGTCTGCAGATACATACTCACCAGATGAGCACTTCTGGGCAAGTATGGTGCGAGTGCCTGGAGTACCAGGTGAGCTCCCCAGGTCTGGGGCTGAAGTGACTGATCTGCAAAGTAAGACAAGGCTGGTGAAGTGGAGCTACCTTGAGGAAGACCTATACCCACCTTGCACAGGCACTCACCGCCGCAGCGTCTGCATCTATGGTTCTGCTGAGCTCAGGTGGCTCCTTGACGATGGCCATTGGTTTGCTAATAAATTTGATTCAAAAGTAGACCCTGTTTTAATAAAATGCTTGGAACTAAAGATTATGGAGCGCCAGAGAAATTGGCTAGAATTGACTCCTCGAAAGTTCTATGCTCTTAATGCTGGTGGAAGCTTTTGGAGTTGA
- the LOC127572560 gene encoding beta-1,3-galactosyl-O-glycosyl-glycoprotein beta-1,6-N-acetylglucosaminyltransferase 4-like isoform X2, with protein sequence MYCKSSSRKIHLKSMLWLLLILTLLCLIKLCYNYIDNGSQKSWLVEPFWSTSPFVRNRKNVKYLQSKLEINCTAIYNYSPVEVGKTLEIRKGNIVDLEDEDVELMTSNCAQYLHHRAYHNNLTSEEEQEYPLAFSLVVHKDAVMVERLLKMIYMPQNIYCVHYDQKSSKSFKAALENLARCLPNVFIATKIELVHYTHISRLQADLNCLSDLLSSSVQWKYVINLCGQDLPLRSNLELVSELKKLNGANMLESVKPSAVKQERFMFHHQFQNSLDESKDILIKTDTKKDPAPHSIEIFSGSAYFVLSYEFAKYINNSIVAKDFLAWSADTYSPDEHFWASMVRVPGVPGELPRSGAEVTDLQSKTRLVKWSYLEEDLYPPCTGTHRRSVCIYGSAELRWLLDDGHWFANKFDSKVDPVLIKCLELKIMERQRNWLELTPRKFYALNAGGSFWS encoded by the coding sequence ATGTATTGCAAGAGTTCCTCTAGAAAAATTCATCTGAAGAGCATGCTTTGGCTGCTTTTAATTCTTACACTGTTGTGCCTCATAAAACTCTGTTACAATTACATAGACAATGGCTCACAGAAAAGCTGGTTAGTAGAACCTTTCTGGAGTACTTCCCCATTTGTGCGGAACAGAAAGAATGTCAAGTACTTGCAATCAAAGCTTGAAATAAATTGCACTGCCATCTACAACTACAGCCCAGTGGAGGTGGGAAAAACTTTAGAAATACGCAAAGGTAACATTGTTGATTTGGAAGATGAAGATGTTGAGTTGATGACATCAAACTGTGCTCAATACCTTCACCACAGAGCATACCACAACAATTTGACCTCAGAAGAAGAGCAGGAGTATCCTTTGGCATTTTCTCTGGTTGTTCATAAAGATGCTGTTATGGTGGAAAGGTTACTAAAAATGATTTATATGCCCCAAAATATATATTGTGTCCATTATGACCAGAAATCCTCAAAATCTTTCAAAGCTGCCTTAGAGAATTTAGCCAGGTGTTTACCTAATGTATTCATTGCAACAAAGATAGAATTGGTGCATTACACTCATATCTCCAGACTCCAAGCAGATCTCAACTGCTTGTCAGATCTTCTCAGCTCTTCTGTCCAGTGGAAGTACGTTATCAATTTGTGTGGCCAAGATTTACCATTGCGATCCAACTTAGAACTGGTATCTGAACTGAAGAAGCTGAATGGAGCTAACATGTTGGAATCTGTGAAACCCAGTGCAGTTAAACAAGAGCGATTTATGTTTCACCATCAGTTTCAAAATAGCTTAGATGAGTCCAAAGACATACTTATCAAAACGGACACAAAGAAGGATCCTGCCCCCCATAGCATTGAAATATTCTCTGGCAGTGCCTACTTTGTTTTAAGTTATGAATTTGCCAAATACATCAATAACAGCATAGTAGCCAAAGATTTCCTTGCATGGTCTGCAGATACATACTCACCAGATGAGCACTTCTGGGCAAGTATGGTGCGAGTGCCTGGAGTACCAGGTGAGCTCCCCAGGTCTGGGGCTGAAGTGACTGATCTGCAAAGTAAGACAAGGCTGGTGAAGTGGAGCTACCTTGAGGAAGACCTATACCCACCTTGCACAGGCACTCACCGCCGCAGCGTCTGCATCTATGGTTCTGCTGAGCTCAGGTGGCTCCTTGACGATGGCCATTGGTTTGCTAATAAATTTGATTCAAAAGTAGACCCTGTTTTAATAAAATGCTTGGAACTAAAGATTATGGAGCGCCAGAGAAATTGGCTAGAATTGACTCCTCGAAAGTTCTATGCTCTTAATGCTGGTGGAAGCTTTTGGAGTTGA